The Paramisgurnus dabryanus chromosome 17, PD_genome_1.1, whole genome shotgun sequence genome includes the window gcgtagtgacgtagggaggtcacgtgttacatatataaaacgcacatttgcggatcattgtaaacaataaactgacacaaatacattaattagtatcagttgacatacaacaacgtaggaacggtccgctttcaacacacttgtaaacactggggcggagtttcgcgttcgtcctctgggagctcttgacgtcatgacgtattgcgtggggtcacgctgacgcatcaccACCGGATctggacgagaagttgtgctttaaaagtatatatttgttatttttattgtcaaaaatgacaatcgttttgctagataagacccttatgcctcgtttgggatcgtttagagtcctttgaaactcagttgaaaaaaactgttaagtgttaagtattaaatattgggctctattaaagtccattaaaatgagaaaaatcctgcaatgttttcctcaaaaaacataatttcttctcgactgaacaaagaaagacatcaacattttggatgacatggtgatgagtaaattatctggatttttcttttaagaaaatttaatattcctttaagtcaatgtgaagatacGTTGACGCGCATACGTTGAGGTCTCGCGGCACGGATGAAGCGTTTGGCGcggcgcaaattgagcgttgtgcaCTGTACGCGCAAATGgtgttttttgtgcattttgggGTTCATgtgaatttgcggctgacgcacGAGTTGAAAATTTTTTACTTTGGCGTAATTTCGcgccgtgttaaccaatcaggagcctgcttgctgctgtggtggcagccccgcccggagtcactcattcaacctgaaggaacacttgatattgtccgtaagcagtcacctggagctatacgacacaagttcttatttctatagagaagacaggaataaaaaggaccttgcttggaagagtgtcagtgaggacattgggcaacctggtaagttgtaatacacattttacttttaagtcACGTGatgtttatcgacccgcgccatttattttccccctatagtaaggttaccaaatacaaaccggtaactctctcgataaatgcacaatcaacatcattcatcttgcaaacagacaatcGCATAGGACTTGCCCCttccacaagaagcggattttgtcTATGACgggcgtcaaatgcttgctttttctgcgcgtctacttcgctctacatgcgcaaatgcattcaaactgttcaagcggcaaactaggcgcggtagatgcaatttttgacatttgaaacgcggttggtgtaaacgcagcattaggggAAAAGCCCTAATAAACATCATGGATGACAtcgggggtgagtaaattatctggatttgttttttatgaaagagaaatattcctttaagcattTTAAATATCCCAAATTTATGTCAGATTAAGCAAACTTCTAGGTATATAGCTAGATAAACACGCAGTATTTAAAAACACAGGGAGAAACTTACAGTAGTAGCCGATCAAGTTTATTTGATCTGCTTACCAAAGACAATGCCCGCAAACATAAAACAATGAACAATTCCTTCATGTTTCATTCAAATTTATGACATCAAGTGTCATTGTTACCATATTTACTCTTTCtcatatcatcatcatcattaataATATTAGTATCATCATCTTCATATGTCATTTTTTCTTATCTtatctgttttatattttaaaacgcGACAACATAAAATGATCTCTTTAAAAACATGATGGAGGGGTGCGTGTGGATAAGACACCTTGTGGGAAAGGCGGTGGAGTGTAAATCTGCGTGGAAAGGTTGATCCGTAAGGCTCCAGAGTCAAATCTCTTGGAATTCCTAAACAGCATTCCGTAAAAGTCAGTCGTCCGCCCTTGTAGGCACCTTTTTCCACCTCGCACATACACACGAACACATGATAAGCCTTacaattaaaatgaaaacagcAATAAGTCACATTTAAAAGCACAATATGGCAGTGGAAATTAATAGCTCATGGGTGTGAAGAACAGTATAGCATCAGTTGGCATAGTGATGGCGTGAAGATCGGAGAGAAACAGGTGGAGTGTGGCCAAGTACAGAATGCCATCATTGTGCACGAGGAGGTATAAGAGCATAAGAGGAAAGAGTAACCGGGTTAATAATTCCTATTTTCGTGTTCAGTTCGGGGTTGCAGAGTCACTTCCAATCATGTTCTTAAATAAATGTATCCGTTCCCTTCATTTCCCGGAGATTAATTAGAAAGTACCTACAGTACAGTGCCTTCCATTGTTTTAAAGTTCATCCACTTTGTTTTTTCAAGTTCCTGTTGTCTTCCACAACTCTAGATTTCAATTCAAAGGGACTCGTGGTCCAAGCACCAGGGTTAGAAACGTCTCCGAAACCCTGTAAACAAGCCCTagacaatacacacacacatacatacacacacaaacacattcataCACATTCACACAAAGTGCATTTATGTCCGTGTGGTCCAGGGTTTTCTTATTTCAGTATGCAAGTATTTATACCATCTCATCTATTGTTTCTTCAGCTGTTTGTCCGCTTCTGGGTACGTGGGATACTTCACTAACTCGATTTTCTCTTTGACTTTATAAGAGGGGTAAAGGCCGGTGCGGCCCGTTTTGCGGTTTATGCCCTTGGAATAGCCGTCCCAATGGTTGCCCGCTACCCCGATCACATCTCCAGGCTCCAGCGGGATGTCTTCGTTGTTGCGCGCCTGGTGGGGGTAGATGGCGATCTGGTTGTGGGCGTTCTGGCCGCCGAAGTAGTAGATGTCATCGAGGGAGTAGAAGTAGGAAGAGGCATCCGGGTGGAGAGTTTGCATGATCTCATAGGCCACTCGACACACCTGCACAGATAACAAAAACATAGATGCGCGTTCAAAGCGGGACCTTTTCTGTTGAAAGTGGAGATGAGAGGACATGTAGGTGTACTTGACAAAGACAAACGTACTTTACAAAGATAAGTGCTCCTCATAAAAGACTGAGGGGAAGATTAAGGACTGTTTGAACAAAGTACCCACAGGCTGTTCACTGTCTGATGCATACTACATACCGGATGCAAAAGCAATACGCATTACTCAGCCTGCCGCCATTTTGATTTCAAACCGAGGCTGTGAGGGATGGACATCCAGAGCGTGTGCTTTAAGGGGCGGTTTACATTTCGCGTTTAAAAATGCGCGGAAAACGCGACCGTCggttggttcttgtcacatgacctgtggTGCGCTTGCGGCATTCTTTAAAGTTGAGATGTTTTTAACTCGATGCGCTGTGAACGCGCCTGgaaaaaacgagcgtgtcgcaccACGTGCGCGTCACTTCCATTATGAAATAACGAAATTGAGCACGCAAAAGACGCGAAATGTGAATCGCCCCTAAACTTATTGTCTGGTCATCAGCGCGGAAAACGCGACCGTCggttggttcttgtcacatgacctgcggtgcgcttgcggcattctgaaaagttgagaTGTTTTTAACTCGATGCGGTGCGAACGCGCCTGgaaaaaacgagcgtgtcgcaccGCGTGCGCGTCACTTCCATTATGAAATAACGAAATTGAGCGCGCAAAAGACGCGAAATGTGAATCGCCCCTAAACTTATTGTCTGGTCATCAGCGCGGAAAACGTGACCGTCGGTTGGTtgttgtcacatgacctgcggtgcGCTGGCGGCATTCTTTAAAGTTGAGATGTTTTCAACTCGATGCGGTGCGAACGCGCCTGgaaaaaacgagcgtgtcgcaccGCGTGCGCGTCACTTCCATTATGAAATAACGAAATTGAGCGCGCAAAACACGCGAAATGTGAATCGCCCCTAAACTTATTGTCTGGTCATTCTGccaacaaaacccagaaaacaCATCATTTTACAAATTTCCACAGGACAAAGAACCTGAGAAATTATGGATTGTTAAAATGAGAAAGGACATATGGCCTTATATTGAGATAAGAGCAGTGCAAagtgtacaaaaaaataaagtaaacatGCTTACAACATGAGAAATTAGCGATTAGCCAACAGCCCTACTGAAAAAcccagcaaagaccagcataagctggtagcaggttttagctggtttaaggtagCAGTAGCTGatctaagctggtcctcccagcttggtcaagctggtgggtcagctggtctttcagcttatgctggtcttatctggatttttcagtagacTAGGCTAATATCCAAAACAGATATTATATACACAATGTGCTATTCTCATCTCAAATTAGGTCACATGTCATAGGTCTAATTTTAACAATCCACGTTTTCTAAGGTTCTTTGTCCCGTGATAATTtgtaaaatgatgtattttctACATTTTGATGGCTAAATGACCAGTATCCCGATACAAAACAACAGGATTAAAGAGCACGCTCTGGACGTTCATCACTCACAACTTAAATTTGAAATCATCATGGCGGCGGACTGAATAAGGCTTTTAATCTTATTGGCTTCATTCCTTTAAGTTTTTATTGGTTTGGTGTAAAACCAGACTTTCAGACGATGGTCAAAGTTTGCCTTTCATTGCCAGACCACATTTGGTATGAACTGATGGTTCATACCAAATGTAAAATTAACTCGGCATTTAGCttacatgtatttaaaaaagctaAAGCTGGTGGAGAAAAATGACCCTAAATTTTAAAGCACAGCCACAAAGAGCGAGGATATGGAACAGTCAACTCTGAACTCAACAGGAATGAACTGGGGGGTTGGGAAGTACATGCAGGGAAACCCACAATGATCACAGAGCTCTGTAAGGACAAAATGTCCACGTACAGTAGGACACCCAGAGACAAACAGAACAAAAACCATCAGAAGAAGTAGGTCAAACTGTACCTGTGAGGAAAAGGTGCACACCAGGAAGTTGGTTCTAGACAGGAAGTGGATATCCAGAATTACTCCTCGCAGTGAATTTTCCGTGTAGCGGTTGTGTAGACCGGCCGACCATGAAATTGAATTATCACTTATAAACTCATAATCAGGATACCTGCGTGCACACAAACCAAAACAAATATGTGTTAAAAGACTTCACACATTTGGCTCTGTTCCAACCCCACTGAGATGCCTACAGACAATTTTAGGCATCATAGGAACTCTCCTGATGTGAAAGCAGTTTTAGACGGCAGGTAGGAAATTGATTCGGTCttaaaaacaccttgttttTGCCAAATTACAAAGCAGTATTGCATGTTTCCTTTGTGAACTAAGCAATCACAGAATACAAAACCACCTTTCCTTATCTTGGACAAAgtcattcatatatatatatatatatattgttttttttaatgcggCTTTGAAGattattgaaagttttaataAAATGATCTACAGTATGCAGTGGCGGCCAATTACTTATTTTCCAAGGGTGCACAATGGGAAGCTCGtaacaacatgtatttagcccatcatgtgtggttcatcatatcaaaatatgtgtttggcgcgtcaTGTGAAGGAACCATGTTCATCATGCGTCTTGTTAAAATAcaagcctgctgcagacgcttcaaAGGGGATTATGAGAAAAGaaacgctcgcgtttgccagatactcgcttaatcagagtttagtgttaaaggtggggtgcacgattttgaaaaaaaaagtcgGGCccagtaccaaaacacacttgtagacaatcagcagtaagggtctatcaaaagaaggtccagattctattggtgTAGGGACGTGTTTgttaaggtgatttcaaatgtcaacattggctttcagagatcatgcaccccgcctttaaattaGTGTCTTTTGTAAAAAGTGAACATCTTTTTCATATTAAATCCTTTacacgtgtgtgcagcaggcatgtattttgacaacATGCATGATatacatggttcacatgacgcaacaaacacataattTGAAATGATTAGCAACACACCatactccgaacacatattttgaattcgtTAGCCTGGCAACATGCTAAAGTCAGACCAAAGTTTCTTGGttttggctagatgggatacagctacggcctaaatcctATGAAATgttaggtttagggttaggtttgggggtaggattaggataaaaacagCGCTCCGGCGAGATTTCATGAGATTTTGGCCtatgctgtatcccttctagccacaacccaATCACTTTAGGGAAGTCGCAAAACTAAGCACCATGTTTGCAACACCTCCATGCAGTTATTTCAATCATGTAAGGCTAAAGTCTTATCTACTTGAATGCGAAAAGACTGATTTCTCTAAAACGACgtgctaaaatcacaattaaacatcTTATTTCTGACCAACTAAATCTCAGTCCTTACagtttttttgtaattgttgcaggcaaaaatccttgatcttgcggcacgttttcttaaaaaaatgcgatggaatatgtggGATATTTAATCAATTTTATGCTATGAAATTACGGGAACTTGccaaaattgcgggaacttgtaAAAACTgcgagaacttgcaaaaacaatttgcagcgtcacataatcacgtcacttcataacgttcccatgacAGCAGGGGACATGGCTACatttgtgtgaagtaaatgctaaatttttcaactttctgcgaagatatatatgactttttgctacaaaaatgcggggattatgaaatcatgcaagcctgcTTATTTTGCGAGCAGAATTCTGCAATTTATGCGGCGAAAGTGTGGCGTATTGAAAAAATGCAGcccctgcataaatatgcagattTTGGCTGATCATGCAATGATTCATGCGATctcataatcacgtttttctggagggactgaaatCTGACAACAACtgtaccataacttttgttttgCTAAGCTCAAATTGcacttaaaacacattttttcgAGTTTGTTTCGGCTACTTTGCATGCGCACAGCTTGGCAAGCGCCTCATGTGACTATGTACAGAGCCCCGCCCACAAAGTATGATTAGTCTTTttcgattgatgattggttgCTTTAAACAGAAAGGCGGGACTTCCGTCACCAGAACGACCTAATTGAGCATTTTATTGCCGCCTATTCTAGTAATAGGAGTGCTCAGTCTTGTTTTATCCATATTTGAACTAATCTCGCTGATCTGTATATGTTAAGAGATATGTGATGTATCGATCGCTAAATAATctaaaaatattataatgaaaTATACTATATCATTTCTCTTTAGAGGACATACTAACCAAATGGAGTCATTTGGATTTCTTTAATGATGGATGCATGTGCTTTTGGGAAGCACGTTGAGTATGATGATAAAATAACATGTAGacattttattacaaaatgatTTGTTTCCTAGATAGCAAAAAAGCAGTGCACGAATTTGCGATAAGCCTTCAACCTTAACCTGTGCAACCTCCTTTATCTAGACGTGCAGAGTTTTTTTTATATCCAAATGATATATAGTCTGTACAGATTACATCATTAATAATCAGTCGAGCACCCATCGTTCTTTAAACGTTCAATGCAAACCCCTGCACTCACTTGGTCTTGGCCTCCTGCAGCAGAGAGGGGTCGTCTGTGGCAAGGTAAACGCGTTTCTTATCCACATGCATGCGCTGGGCCAGGCTCTTGTAATGGTCTTCTACGTGCACCATGTACTCTTCTATGGGGTGGAAGGCTGCCTCCGTCCCCACCTTATCTGTCCGCCGCACATGCACCCTGGAGAGAAGAGCAACACCTGGGTCAGACCGATTCTGCATCCATGTGAGAAAGCATTCAAGGtcaaaaaagaacacaaagcggCAGAATAAAATTTCCTCTACTTTTATAAACAGATGTTTAAAGGTTTTACACTTGAGGTGCTGAATTTTCGAAAATGCCAACCATTATGTGCCTGTGTGCGGGCAGAAGGAGGGGCAGAATAAAAGGCgaatgtgtgtgagagagatagACACAGGGACATGGCTGTGAGCGGTTGGGCTCCCAGAAGACAGCAAAGTGGATGTAAGTGGAGATTGATTGTTGGAGCAATGGTGGTTTGAGTGAAAGTATCTCTAGCCCTTTCTCTCTATCCCCCGGCCTTTCCTGCAGGACCTTTGAGTGCGTGATGCACTGACATACTGCAGAATGTACTGTACATGATCTCtctacgtgcacacacacacacacacacacattcaaacCTGTCAATGCTTTACCCTCACGCTGTACCAAGGGGCTGAAAAGTTTCAGGAAAAAGCTTTTAGCGTTTTAAGCTTACATTACCAAAGGAATAGTTTTGACTTTTAATTCTGACTGGATGTTGGAAGCTATACAGTAAAGGCACTCCAGTAAGTGCGCATTACATATGTATGCACCAAGCTGCTGCACAGTTACACCTGCAGACATAATAAACTTTTTTCTTATATAATTATATACCATATTGGTGGCTTTAATTAGTAATCATATTATTAGTCATATATTTATCAAATGCATATACTGAACATATTGTGGCAGTTTcttggacagggtttagattaacccaggactatgccttagttatattaggacatttaagtcatttttacaaacaaatcttacaaaaaacaatactggtgtgcatcttgaaacaAGACAATGGAACTGATACTGTATATATCAAAATATGTCAAGGCAAGGGTTTATTAAATTAAGACAGCTccaacatgcattttagtctaggactaagataagccctgtccaggaaaccacctcATTCATATTTAAGGTTTGAATGCTTTATCATTAGTTTGCACAATCAATAGTAACAGTGATacttatttcattgctaaaaaaacaacgttattttgtgtatttggtataatacaatgtgtttgtatggtttatggttaaaaaacacattattttccacatacactACATTTTTGATTTCACAGTCTTCCTGAAACCCACTGATTTTTTACAAAACGTATCGATTttaaaagcgctgtgtccctgattggccagctaatctgtacgttgtgattggcctggttacctctgacgtcagccggaattatactaatacacacttacacaccaaaggtcTGTAACTCTTTAACAACCAACaccaaaattaaacaataaaatagatccaatgtgttttaatgtgaatatgtgtttagtATTTCAGTCTTACCCTATGATAGGATGCTTGAACCCCAGCTTGGCGGTGGTCTCTTCGATTTCTTTCGTCAGCCAGTCCTGAGGGCGGATCAGGTACTTGACAAACTGAGACACCCACCACACGGACGGATCTCCATGAAGCCTCTGTAGCCGGTCTGCGAGATCCTCCGGGATGGCCAGAGGCAGGTACTGGGGGCGAGGGTGGAGGCTGTCCACGATGGGCAACTCGATGACCTGAATGTCCCGATCGTTGGCTTCACctatagacaaacagacaacaATAGGAGTAATGGAGACAGGAACAAAAAGAAGAAATGAAATATTGCATCATGGACCGaatctaaaatgcttttttaaTATGAGATGAATTTACAATTATTAAGTTGATAAAGCTGACGGAGGAGCTGCCTGCACGTAACAGTGTGTGGGCTGAGAACAGGGCAGCCTTTCGGAAATACTGTACGTAGACACCCTTAGGCCAGAAACATACTCTGTGCAAACCATAGATGCTAAATACATGCTTTCGCTGTAcatatttaaaggggccatatcatgaaaatcggactttgcatgtttaagtgctataattgggtccccagtgcttcatttcaacctagaaaatgtgaaaaaagaacaacccagtaacttagttttggtgaaccattttctgcaaggatgtaaaaaataggttattgtaatttggctccccttgtgatgtcagaaggagatcttattatagtaataccaccccttaatctgcactatccaaccacggcactgccattaagtgcaggGATCTCATTTGGACACATAAAATGCACACTTTACAtgtacaaagtggcaattttatcatgctataataaattatctatatggtattttgagctagaacttcactagggatgctaaacaattaatcgcaattaatcgttagcagaataaaagtttttgtttacatcacatatgtgtgtaaactgtgtataataattatgtatatatatattaatatgaacacattcatgtataattttaagaaaaaaaaaagtatatattaagtatttatatataatataaattatatataaatagacaaatgtatatacacatgtaaaacattttctaaaacatatacatgcatgtgtgtacatttatttatacaaagttattatacacagttcacacacatatatgatgtaaacaaaaacttttattctgctaacaattaatcgcgattaatcgttaggcATCCctacttcacatacgtactctggggacagcaaagatttattttacatgttaaaaaagtcttgtgaaatgtcccctttaatgtgcATTCTTGCAAATTTTTTGGGGTTAAATTTACCcagaaaaagtttatatttgatccaacaatgggttaaaacatccCACATATGGGGTTGAAACAACTCAAGGGGCTGgtttcgtccctttttgacccaacgctgggttgaaaatagcaAATCTTCGTATGAAAAGGGGCAGAACACCTGGTATCTTTAAAATATGTCTTTACTTTGTGCTATttccacacacaaacacacaaacacatgcacacacatttatatGAGGAACTtggatgcaaaagccgctaaatgccacctccgtcaaaaaaaaaaatacttctttaaatacttttgcttcaaatctgctaaatgctaaaaaattataatttacaagaaaaattATGAACTTAGAGGGTtatgcatctgagctcttcatatgtaCATGTTCAAAGagtgtatataataataataataatgaattgcattattttaatattaaatatataattaaagataatatataaataaatagaaaaataatttttttattttgcataagcaaataaaaaaaagatacattttattatattaattattcATTCTAATTTAATTATTCTAATTATATTAATTAGTAATATTAAGTCATGTTTTATCAACTTTTTACAGATTAAATGTTACAGATAAGACcagtttaaattatttattttacagcacTGAATGTTAGAACACATTTTCTTCATATAAAGAGGAGCTCAAGTATCTCCCCAGCTGTTCTTATATAACCTTGCTGTCAGGGCTTGCATGAAGATGGGGTTTTTCCAAGCCAGCGCCCCTCGCTGCACTGATAAACAAAATAACTCTCTCTCATCCTCATTAGAGCAGCAAGAGAATCTAAATTACATCTTGTCCTTGCATCCCGATGAATAAATTGAAGAGGGGACTCCAGGGAGGAGgaatctttattatttttaatgcatAGTGTCTCCGTCTTACACTGGCTAATTTGAATTCTGTCTATATTTGGATTATTCTGCAGGACTCTCTCTGACCTTTGACCCTGTATGTGTCAGAACCGGACACATTAAGAGGATTATGCTATATGTGCCTACTTGGGAATATTTAGCCGACCAGTTTCCCAAAACCCCTTAAAACCAGTCTGGCTGGGACAGTGCTAAGACCAACAAACCAGCTTAGGGTTGTTTAAGCTAAGTTTTATTCAGAAGGGAAAAGTGCAAGAAACTAAGAGAGATTCTGTCCTCTGTGGATATAAAGAATAAACGAAAAAGAGGGACGAAAAAAGTGCTGCTTTGTTTTGAGGTCATTTCTTTCATGTTTTAAAGGCAGTGTCTCCTTCCCCCCGGCTTTACTTTTAAGAGGCACAGCAGGCTCACACCAGCTGTGGAGAGATCCCCCTGAACGCTGGATTCAGTCTATTAGCCTGATTCAACAGCCTGTGACTCAAACAGACGTCTGgtacatacatgaatgcatcTGGCATACGCTTTAAGCTATATATTTGTATGACTACATCGGAACCCAGGTTCTTGCCGTAGCCAGTGGCAAACCCTATGAGTTTCAGTAACACAGTGCATATAAAAGAGTCCATTTGAgatcaaaattatgtttttctttttctttaaatatctcAAATGTGACCCTATCTGTGAAATTCATGtaaagtctcaatctaattgtgagattaggagcatcaaagaaGTCACCACCACTGTGCTTCCTATACATTCAAACATTGACATGCCCTTacacagtcaatattaaagatataaaggTTATATAAACATAATCTAGATCTTAAAAAGGACTTAAATAGCATGTAGATGCATGCTACTTACCAGACCAGTGTCCAGTTGATGCACCAGTTCGGTCTGTACAGGTCTCACTCACGGGTTTGAAAACCGTTTCCCATCCGCCGGTGGCGTAACGCCAGTTCTGTGACTCTAGTATGAGTGTCCGCTGCGTGCCATAGGCGATCATGAAGCAGTAGACCACATGATGAAGCTGGCAACCGTAACCACAACCTTTATTGATGTTACACACCAGCTTACGCGCCTTACTGCAGTCCTGAGGGTTCTGTGGATTAGACAagcaaagaaagagaaagagagaaagagagagagagagagagagagagagagagagagagagagagag containing:
- the fut8a gene encoding alpha-(1,6)-fucosyltransferase, whose translation is MRPWSGSWRWIMLVLLAWGTLLFYIGGHLVKDNDHPERSSRELSKILAKLERLKQQNEDLRRMAETLRLPDGQADGGPGAVGKLRNLEEQLIRAKEKINSYRSLPADGPGKDQEELRRKVENGVRELWYFVRSEVKKLGQVETGAVQKHVDTLLQDLGHQQRSVMTDLYHLSQADGAGDWREKEAKELSDLVQNRITYLQNPQDCSKARKLVCNINKGCGYGCQLHHVVYCFMIAYGTQRTLILESQNWRYATGGWETVFKPVSETCTDRTGASTGHWSGEANDRDIQVIELPIVDSLHPRPQYLPLAIPEDLADRLQRLHGDPSVWWVSQFVKYLIRPQDWLTKEIEETTAKLGFKHPIIGVHVRRTDKVGTEAAFHPIEEYMVHVEDHYKSLAQRMHVDKKRVYLATDDPSLLQEAKTKYPDYEFISDNSISWSAGLHNRYTENSLRGVILDIHFLSRTNFLVCTFSSQVCRVAYEIMQTLHPDASSYFYSLDDIYYFGGQNAHNQIAIYPHQARNNEDIPLEPGDVIGVAGNHWDGYSKGINRKTGRTGLYPSYKVKEKIELVKYPTYPEADKQLKKQ